One Thermoplasma volcanium GSS1 genomic window carries:
- the purL gene encoding phosphoribosylformylglycinamidine synthase subunit PurL: MIYRHIKIRDMNDDDLINMSKRHGLSLSLDEMKAVRDYFIKEGRDPIDAEIHAIAQSWSEHCSYKSSKFYLKKYLTNLKTDYTILAMEDDAGVVEFDKDYAYVLKMESHNHPSAVEPYGGAATGIGGIVRDVVCMGAQPIALVDSLFMGDVASQKYDALLSPRYIFQGVVGGIRDYGNRIGVPNVAGSVYFDQSYNSNPLVNAGCIGIVRKDRIVRSKSYKAGDKLLLVGGKTGRDGIHGVNFASATLTRISKSSRNAIQLGNPIVEHPMMRAVLEANELGIIKAMKDLGGGGLSSAATEMVFAGGFGAEISLDDIKLKDTDMSGWEIWISESQERMLVEVLPEDVEKMKEIAEKWSLDFSILGTVVEGKKITVRYKNKKIIDMDIEFLDKAPVYQRPFERKNIEKKVSIPSEPEDLNDFALNFVSRLNNSARFNVVRQYDHTVRGSTIVGPFSGRPNLETHSDATVIKPLEDSMRGLLITSGSRPNFVSIDPYNGTLETLSEAVRNIVSTGGKPNSVVDALNFGNPERQDIMGQFVESVRAIGDFCRKFSLPVVAGNVSFYNEFRNKDIMPTPTIMMVGIIDDVTKARTTYFKKNKSQIYLVGTPCDNLSGSEYARMNNIFDGFLPAPNLSELQLEIEKIGKFSPYILSAHDVSDGGLFMALAEMSFGSGIGFNIDLGNVSASRSSVKLFSECGNQIVLEIDPIHEEEFTAEFKDLKIVRIGETGGDRIIIDEYGMNLVDLPVQDLRERWEHGLDAYI, from the coding sequence ATGATATATCGACACATCAAGATTAGGGACATGAATGACGATGACTTAATCAACATGAGCAAGAGGCACGGCCTCTCGCTATCACTCGATGAGATGAAAGCTGTGAGAGATTATTTTATTAAGGAAGGCCGTGATCCAATAGATGCAGAAATACACGCGATAGCGCAGTCATGGAGCGAACATTGCTCATACAAGTCATCAAAATTTTATCTGAAAAAGTACCTCACAAACTTGAAAACAGATTACACAATATTGGCTATGGAAGATGATGCAGGTGTTGTTGAGTTCGATAAGGACTACGCCTACGTTTTGAAGATGGAAAGCCATAACCACCCGAGTGCTGTTGAACCTTATGGGGGAGCTGCAACGGGTATAGGCGGGATAGTAAGGGACGTTGTATGTATGGGAGCACAACCTATCGCGCTGGTAGATTCTCTATTTATGGGCGATGTGGCTTCACAAAAATACGACGCACTGCTTTCGCCAAGATATATATTTCAGGGAGTTGTTGGAGGCATAAGAGATTACGGGAACAGGATTGGTGTACCTAATGTGGCCGGATCGGTCTACTTTGACCAGTCATATAACTCAAACCCGTTGGTAAATGCCGGTTGTATTGGCATAGTAAGGAAGGACAGGATAGTAAGATCGAAGTCCTATAAAGCAGGGGACAAACTCCTTCTTGTAGGAGGAAAGACAGGTAGGGATGGAATACACGGAGTTAACTTCGCCTCAGCTACCTTAACGAGGATTTCAAAGAGCAGCAGAAACGCAATACAGCTTGGCAACCCTATCGTAGAGCACCCTATGATGAGGGCTGTGCTTGAAGCTAACGAACTGGGTATAATCAAAGCTATGAAGGATCTGGGAGGCGGCGGCCTTTCTAGTGCTGCCACTGAGATGGTATTCGCTGGTGGATTTGGAGCAGAGATATCCCTAGACGACATAAAACTTAAAGACACCGACATGTCCGGATGGGAGATATGGATAAGCGAGAGCCAGGAGAGGATGCTCGTAGAGGTGCTGCCTGAAGACGTTGAAAAGATGAAGGAAATAGCAGAAAAATGGTCACTTGATTTTTCGATCCTCGGGACAGTAGTTGAAGGAAAGAAAATAACTGTTAGATATAAAAATAAGAAGATAATAGACATGGACATAGAATTTCTCGACAAAGCACCAGTATACCAGAGACCGTTCGAAAGAAAAAATATAGAGAAAAAAGTATCTATACCAAGTGAACCTGAAGATCTCAACGATTTCGCCTTAAACTTTGTTTCCAGGCTGAACAACAGTGCAAGGTTCAACGTTGTTAGGCAGTATGATCATACAGTACGTGGTTCCACCATCGTTGGCCCATTTTCAGGAAGGCCTAACTTAGAGACTCATTCTGATGCCACCGTAATTAAGCCTCTAGAGGATTCAATGCGAGGACTTCTAATAACCTCTGGTTCTAGGCCAAACTTTGTATCTATAGATCCATATAATGGTACGCTAGAAACTCTGTCTGAAGCTGTTAGAAATATAGTGTCGACAGGTGGAAAGCCAAACTCAGTCGTTGATGCACTAAACTTTGGGAATCCGGAGAGGCAAGATATAATGGGCCAATTTGTTGAATCCGTCAGGGCGATAGGAGATTTTTGCCGAAAATTCTCGTTGCCTGTAGTGGCTGGCAACGTTAGTTTTTACAACGAATTCAGAAATAAAGATATAATGCCAACACCAACTATAATGATGGTTGGTATCATCGACGACGTGACCAAGGCAAGAACAACCTACTTTAAGAAAAATAAGAGCCAGATATACCTTGTTGGAACACCATGCGACAACCTTTCTGGAAGTGAATACGCCAGAATGAACAACATATTTGATGGCTTCCTGCCAGCTCCTAACCTCTCCGAGCTTCAGCTTGAAATAGAAAAGATCGGAAAATTCTCGCCCTACATACTTTCGGCACACGACGTATCAGATGGAGGCTTATTCATGGCCCTTGCCGAGATGTCATTTGGAAGTGGAATAGGCTTCAACATCGATCTTGGAAACGTATCGGCTTCGCGATCTTCAGTGAAGCTCTTCTCGGAGTGCGGAAACCAAATAGTGCTTGAGATTGATCCGATACATGAAGAAGAATTCACTGCGGAATTTAAAGATTTAAAGATAGTGCGAATAGGAGAAACTGGAGGAGACCGAATAATTATCGACGAATACGGAATGAATTTGGTGGATCTGCCTGTTCAAGATCTCAGGGAAAGATGGGAACATGGGCTGGACGCATACATATGA
- a CDS encoding MFS transporter, whose protein sequence is MDTGNTSDDAGYARSFRLILTSRSARSIGIIFVALSLPLYLLILHVSIVNIGIIYVGTALVNVSFSLGIGMLGDRIGYKYSLMLGELPALVATTFLAFSKSVDLIVIATIVSGSVGASGGMRGSFSVGITPYIARIWKDQSERISKMAYITFVASISSIGGSLMLYSHAYVSKYFGNAGAFELLYKLSFLLILVSFLSLSLIKYDGKQNKTTKFLRRETLKFSARVITTNIINGSAIGFSMALITAWFEIRYGASPSRIGLIFTISYITTALGSYVAGHIKIERKSAVYLGSATRIAQGLLLIAMALSPLFYLASAIYIVRTIVAGFGTPIRNVVNIQGVREEDLGTASSIQGAPSRIAQSTSGIAGFLMDYYPPLPVEIGGIIQAVGGYVYYRLLKKY, encoded by the coding sequence ATGGACACGGGGAATACGAGTGATGATGCTGGATACGCCCGTTCGTTTAGGCTCATTTTAACTTCCAGATCTGCAAGGAGCATCGGAATAATATTTGTAGCGCTATCTCTACCACTTTATCTGCTTATCCTTCACGTTTCAATAGTAAACATCGGGATCATTTATGTAGGCACAGCCTTAGTAAACGTTTCATTCTCCTTAGGCATAGGTATGCTTGGAGACAGAATAGGATACAAGTATTCACTTATGCTTGGTGAGCTTCCCGCCCTCGTGGCAACGACGTTCCTTGCCTTTTCAAAAAGCGTCGATCTAATCGTAATAGCAACTATAGTTTCAGGAAGTGTGGGAGCATCAGGTGGAATGCGTGGCTCATTTTCCGTGGGCATAACACCGTACATAGCCAGGATCTGGAAAGACCAGAGCGAGAGGATCTCTAAAATGGCGTACATAACCTTTGTTGCCTCAATCTCGTCAATAGGCGGCAGCCTTATGCTTTATTCTCACGCCTACGTATCAAAGTACTTTGGAAACGCCGGTGCATTCGAACTCCTCTACAAGTTATCTTTCCTGTTAATATTAGTTTCATTTCTTTCACTTTCATTAATAAAATATGATGGGAAACAGAACAAAACAACGAAATTCCTTAGAAGAGAAACGCTGAAATTTTCAGCACGTGTGATAACTACCAATATAATAAACGGAAGCGCGATAGGCTTCTCCATGGCCCTTATTACAGCATGGTTCGAAATAAGGTATGGTGCATCTCCATCGAGGATCGGCTTAATTTTTACTATTTCTTATATTACTACGGCATTGGGATCTTACGTTGCTGGCCATATTAAGATCGAGAGAAAAAGTGCAGTTTACTTAGGCTCCGCTACAAGGATCGCACAGGGCCTGCTCCTTATAGCTATGGCACTCTCCCCACTCTTTTATCTTGCATCTGCGATATACATAGTGAGGACTATTGTTGCAGGATTTGGTACCCCAATCCGAAACGTTGTCAATATTCAGGGTGTTAGAGAAGAGGACCTCGGGACAGCTTCTAGCATACAGGGTGCACCTTCAAGGATCGCACAGTCTACGTCAGGAATAGCTGGGTTTCTGATGGATTACTACCCGCCTCTTCCTGTCGAGATAGGTGGCATAATACAGGCCGTTGGCGGATACGTGTACTATCGTTTGCTGAAAAAATACTGA
- a CDS encoding glycosyltransferase, producing the protein MKIAYFSDTYYPTPDGVSTYLKDVKRGLEKRGHEVYIFSLTGDPHEKNVFIPRTVPFPPYDQYRMPLIPFPFREFKTAVDIMPDVIHLHNAFYMSSVGYLVARRLGKKPISTFHTDIDKMRESIRLPFSDLIFDLGKRYSIYLYRKCKFVLAPSCQVKAYLERCGLKNIVTVPLFVDTDELSPAKASNKQDIILYLGRLTKDKGVYRVLELANEMKGTGYKFIIAGVGPELERMKAYVKENDISNVNILGYVKEDEKKQLMEVSKFFIYPSSADTFGISVFEALSMGLPAIVSKEFPVKEDTNAIVYEDFSNIKHIANKLLNIDQATYSEMSTSARTLAISKYSIDRHIDQLLSLYMSLVDH; encoded by the coding sequence GTGAAAATCGCGTACTTTTCCGACACCTATTATCCTACGCCAGATGGTGTTTCAACCTACCTTAAAGACGTCAAAAGGGGGCTAGAGAAAAGAGGGCATGAGGTGTACATCTTTTCGCTTACGGGAGATCCGCATGAAAAAAACGTCTTCATACCACGTACTGTGCCCTTTCCTCCATATGATCAGTATAGAATGCCTCTCATCCCATTTCCATTCAGGGAGTTCAAAACTGCAGTTGATATTATGCCGGATGTGATCCACCTTCATAACGCCTTCTACATGAGTTCTGTGGGTTATCTGGTGGCTAGAAGACTTGGAAAGAAGCCTATATCCACATTCCACACGGATATAGATAAAATGAGGGAAAGCATAAGGCTGCCATTCTCCGACTTAATCTTCGACTTAGGGAAGAGGTACAGTATTTATCTCTACAGAAAATGCAAATTCGTTCTTGCTCCGAGCTGCCAAGTCAAGGCTTATTTAGAAAGGTGCGGCCTTAAAAATATAGTTACTGTACCTTTATTCGTAGATACGGATGAGCTTTCACCAGCTAAAGCTTCAAATAAGCAGGACATAATATTATATCTTGGCAGGCTTACAAAGGACAAGGGGGTCTATAGAGTCCTAGAGCTAGCTAATGAAATGAAAGGGACTGGATATAAATTCATCATCGCAGGCGTAGGACCGGAGCTTGAAAGGATGAAGGCTTACGTAAAAGAAAATGATATTAGTAACGTAAATATTTTAGGCTACGTTAAAGAAGATGAGAAAAAGCAGCTTATGGAAGTATCTAAGTTCTTTATCTATCCGTCTTCTGCAGATACTTTTGGCATATCAGTTTTCGAAGCGCTTTCAATGGGTTTGCCAGCCATTGTTTCAAAGGAGTTTCCTGTAAAGGAAGACACGAACGCAATAGTATACGAAGATTTCTCGAACATCAAACACATAGCAAATAAACTATTGAACATTGATCAAGCAACATATTCCGAAATGTCAACTTCCGCTAGAACGCTCGCCATAAGCAAGTATAGCATAGACAGGCATATAGATCAGCTTCTTAGCTTGTATATGAGCTTAGTTGATCATTGA
- a CDS encoding ATP-NAD kinase family protein, whose product MNIAFVINPVAGLGATLNLKGSDGLALEDVSKSISIVRSHRFLKKLDFNGLHFFVPSGCMGESEVSIYTKEYDVIYTPSSPTTRQDTINFVKSIESADLLVFVGGDGTARDILNSRNDLPVIGVPAGVKMYSSVFAISPERAADAVNQVAKGNYRIDKAEVVDIDEELYRKGILSVKRYGQLKVPEAQYIVENSKAEYDIAGAEDIAEYVIEHMADETYIIGPGNTCKTIEEEMGIKSNVLGFDILRNKKLIKEDASESEIYEACSDKCMLVISPVGGQNFLLGRGNKQISDRILERVGEENLIVVSSPSKAEHLKYVYIDTQIPLWSNGYVKVLVGYGRYKLVKVIR is encoded by the coding sequence ATGAATATTGCTTTCGTTATAAATCCAGTGGCTGGGCTTGGCGCTACGTTGAACCTGAAGGGGTCTGATGGCCTAGCCTTAGAGGATGTTTCTAAATCTATCTCCATCGTTAGGTCGCACAGGTTTCTTAAGAAGCTCGACTTTAATGGGCTACATTTTTTTGTGCCATCGGGTTGTATGGGTGAGTCAGAAGTAAGTATATATACCAAGGAATATGATGTCATATACACGCCTTCTTCGCCTACTACCAGGCAAGATACAATAAATTTTGTCAAATCTATAGAAAGCGCCGATTTGCTGGTATTTGTTGGGGGAGATGGAACTGCGAGGGACATACTTAACTCACGTAACGACTTACCTGTTATTGGCGTTCCAGCTGGTGTAAAGATGTATAGCTCTGTATTTGCCATATCTCCGGAGCGTGCGGCAGATGCTGTCAATCAGGTTGCAAAGGGCAACTACAGGATAGATAAAGCAGAAGTTGTTGATATAGATGAGGAGCTATACAGAAAGGGCATACTCAGTGTAAAGAGGTATGGTCAACTTAAAGTACCGGAAGCCCAATATATAGTTGAAAACTCAAAGGCAGAGTATGACATTGCTGGAGCTGAGGACATAGCAGAGTATGTGATCGAGCATATGGCAGATGAGACTTATATCATAGGGCCAGGGAATACGTGCAAAACAATCGAAGAGGAGATGGGAATTAAGAGCAACGTACTTGGCTTCGATATTTTAAGGAACAAAAAACTGATTAAAGAAGATGCGTCAGAAAGCGAGATTTATGAAGCATGTTCGGACAAATGCATGCTAGTAATATCACCTGTGGGTGGACAGAACTTTCTCTTAGGGAGAGGTAACAAGCAGATATCAGACAGAATCCTAGAAAGAGTCGGTGAGGAAAATTTAATCGTTGTTTCTTCACCTTCCAAGGCAGAGCACCTGAAGTATGTTTATATCGATACACAGATACCTCTATGGTCGAACGGATATGTAAAAGTGCTTGTAGGTTATGGCAGGTACAAGCTCGTAAAGGTCATAAGATGA